The following proteins come from a genomic window of Flavobacterium eburneipallidum:
- the atpE gene encoding ATP synthase F0 subunit C, with the protein MEIPQIVGAGMIVIGAALGIGRIGGSAMDAIARQPEASGKIQTAMLIAAALIEGIGFAALFAS; encoded by the coding sequence ATGGAAATTCCACAAATCGTAGGAGCAGGAATGATCGTTATTGGAGCAGCTTTAGGAATTGGTAGAATCGGTGGTTCAGCAATGGACGCTATCGCTCGTCAACCAGAAGCTTCTGGAAAAATCCAAACTGCAATGCTTATTGCAGCTGCACTTATTGAAGGTATTGGTTTTGCTGCGTTATTCGCATCTTAA
- a CDS encoding AtpZ/AtpI family protein, translating into MTENQDPKKQNNNKWLAFINIPIQMGVIIFLFAYLGDWLDEKYPNKHDVYVKILVLVGVALAFYNLNRQLKDINKSS; encoded by the coding sequence ATGACGGAGAATCAAGACCCGAAGAAACAAAATAATAATAAATGGCTCGCCTTTATTAATATTCCTATTCAAATGGGAGTGATTATTTTTTTGTTTGCGTATTTGGGCGATTGGTTGGATGAGAAATATCCAAATAAGCACGATGTTTATGTTAAAATCCTAGTTTTGGTAGGCGTTGCATTAGCTTTTTACAATCTGAATCGTCAACTGAAAGACATTAATAAATCATCCTAA
- a CDS encoding bactofilin family protein — MFDKKAKSYTDLLGKTNRIVEGTIINGDIISQADFRLDGELTGNFQTKGKIVIGPAGSVTGDIICKNADIEGKFNGKIKVAEVLNIKSKASIYGEVICGKLSVEPGADFSASCKMKTNSKTNPTNDGESRPEETK, encoded by the coding sequence ATGTTTGATAAAAAAGCAAAATCGTATACTGATCTTCTGGGAAAAACCAACAGGATTGTGGAAGGAACCATCATTAATGGTGATATCATTTCGCAAGCTGATTTTAGATTGGACGGCGAATTGACTGGAAATTTTCAAACGAAAGGCAAAATTGTTATTGGTCCAGCCGGAAGCGTTACGGGCGATATTATTTGCAAAAATGCCGATATCGAAGGCAAGTTTAACGGCAAAATTAAAGTAGCCGAAGTACTGAATATAAAAAGCAAAGCCAGCATTTATGGCGAAGTAATTTGCGGTAAATTGTCGGTAGAACCTGGAGCTGATTTTAGTGCTTCTTGTAAAATGAAAACCAATTCTAAAACCAATCCAACTAATGACGGAGAATCAAGACCCGAAGAAACAAAATAA
- the atpB gene encoding F0F1 ATP synthase subunit A — protein MVISNKPLRFLVAILVAFLPLISTANPVAETHTTHTEVAHKEAAGHEGAHAEPTDIKSKIKGFINHHVLDSHEFSFFQDDETGAHYGFPLPIIIWDNGFQIFSSSKFNHGHDVAESNGNFYKINHHDGKIYKTDAAGTITENEATGFPENERPLDLSITKSVVSIIIAAILMFLIFTALAKSYAKNNGIASGAARIFEPLVLYVRDEIAIPNIGEKHYKKYMSYLLTIFFFVLFLNIFGLMPFGINVTGNLTITFSLAILTFLITNLTANRNYWGHIFWMPGVPKVMRIVLAPIELLGVIIKPFSLMIRLYANIFAGHIVLMSIIGLMFIFKSWIGSTLSFGLSFALSILEILVAFLQAYIFTMLSALYFGSAVEEHHHEEAHH, from the coding sequence ATGGTGATTTCAAACAAACCACTTCGATTTTTAGTAGCAATTTTAGTAGCCTTCCTTCCTTTAATCAGTACAGCAAATCCTGTAGCTGAAACACACACTACCCATACAGAAGTAGCTCACAAAGAAGCAGCTGGACACGAAGGAGCACACGCTGAACCTACAGATATAAAATCTAAAATTAAAGGTTTCATCAATCACCACGTTTTAGATTCTCATGAATTTTCTTTTTTCCAAGATGACGAAACTGGAGCACACTACGGTTTTCCATTGCCAATCATTATTTGGGATAATGGTTTCCAAATTTTTTCTTCTTCAAAATTCAACCACGGTCATGATGTAGCCGAATCAAACGGTAACTTCTACAAAATAAACCACCACGACGGTAAAATTTACAAAACAGATGCTGCTGGTACTATTACTGAAAATGAAGCAACTGGTTTTCCAGAAAACGAACGTCCACTAGATTTATCGATTACAAAATCAGTTGTGTCTATCATCATTGCTGCTATTTTGATGTTTTTAATCTTTACAGCTTTAGCTAAATCGTATGCTAAAAATAATGGAATTGCCTCTGGTGCTGCCCGTATTTTTGAACCATTAGTTTTGTATGTTCGTGACGAAATTGCCATTCCAAATATTGGCGAAAAACATTATAAGAAATACATGAGTTATTTATTGACTATCTTTTTCTTTGTATTGTTCTTGAATATTTTTGGTTTAATGCCTTTTGGTATTAACGTAACAGGAAATCTTACTATTACTTTTTCATTAGCCATCCTTACTTTTTTAATTACCAATCTTACGGCTAATAGAAATTATTGGGGTCACATTTTTTGGATGCCAGGTGTGCCGAAAGTGATGAGAATCGTTTTAGCTCCAATTGAATTATTAGGAGTAATTATCAAACCATTTTCATTAATGATTCGTTTGTATGCTAATATTTTCGCAGGACATATTGTATTGATGAGTATCATTGGATTGATGTTTATTTTCAAAAGTTGGATCGGAAGTACTTTGTCATTTGGTTTGTCATTTGCACTTTCTATTCTTGAAATATTAGTTGCGTTTTTACAAGCGTATATATTCACGATGTTGTCTGCGTTGTACTTTGGTTCGGCAGTAGAAGAGCATCACCATGAGGAAGCTCATCACTAA
- a CDS encoding F0F1 ATP synthase subunit B: MEKLINQFELGLFFWQVLIFVGLIFLLKKFAWKPILDAVNDREQGIKNALESADNARKEMLNLQADNQRILQEARAERDALLKDAREMKEKMIADAKTEAEAQGQKLIEQAKAAIESEKNGALAELKLQVSTLSLQIAEKLLKDELSNKEAQVKLVEKMLGDAKLN; encoded by the coding sequence ATGGAAAAGTTAATAAATCAGTTTGAGTTAGGTTTGTTCTTCTGGCAAGTATTAATATTTGTTGGATTAATATTCTTGTTGAAAAAATTCGCTTGGAAACCAATCCTTGATGCAGTAAATGACAGAGAGCAAGGTATCAAAAATGCTTTAGAATCTGCTGACAACGCTAGAAAAGAGATGTTGAATCTTCAAGCTGATAACCAACGTATTTTGCAAGAAGCAAGAGCAGAACGTGATGCTTTGTTGAAAGATGCACGCGAAATGAAAGAGAAAATGATTGCTGATGCAAAAACAGAAGCCGAAGCTCAAGGTCAAAAATTGATCGAACAAGCTAAAGCTGCTATCGAAAGCGAGAAAAATGGAGCTTTGGCTGAATTGAAACTTCAAGTTTCTACTTTGTCACTTCAAATTGCGGAGAAATTATTAAAAGACGAATTATCTAACAAAGAAGCTCAAGTAAAATTAGTGGAAAAAATGTTGGGTGATGCTAAATTAAACTAA